Below is a genomic region from Triticum dicoccoides isolate Atlit2015 ecotype Zavitan chromosome 5A, WEW_v2.0, whole genome shotgun sequence.
TCACGAACCTAAGTGCCATCTCGGCACCGGCACGAGCAGCGGAGACGTACCACACCCGAAGTTGCTCCGGCCCAGCCTCCAACCACTGCGCCAGCCGCGAGAAGCTGTTTGGCATGACGGCGCCAGACCAGAGGGCCGCTATCATCCCCGTGCCAACCTGGGAGAGCCGTGCCATCTGCTCGCCCAAGACTTGTAGGCGAGCTTCGGTCGTGGCCATGACCTCCGAGAAGGTCTAGGTGACCTGCGGATCGGTCCTGGCACCCATGATCACCTGCGGCGACCGCTGGAAGTGAATGGCCTCCTCCGCCGCCCCATGCGTCTCCATGAAGTGCCCTATAAGAAAGAAGAACAAGACACTCCAGCAACAAGAAGGAAAGAAAGCCAGCTTCTCAACCCGGCAGAATCAAAAGAAAGCACTTACTGGCGAAGGTCTCGTCCAGGTGCTGCGCTTCAAGCAACATACCGTGCCACTCCCTGGTACCGGCACGGACGCGGTCCTGAAGTGCCTTCTCCATATTGGCGACCTTGGCGTAGGCCGCCTTCAGCTTGGCGTTCTTCGCGGTGGCCGCCTTCTCATGCTCCTCCTGCAAATGAAGGAGCTCCGCCTGATGGGCCTCCGCCGCCGTGATGGCCGCCGCCTTCAGgccctccacctcggcctggagttgACCCTTGTCATCGTCTAGCTTGTTACGCTGTTGTCCGGCTTCAGCAAGGGCTTGCTTGGCCTCCACCGCCTTGACCGCCTCCGCCTTGAGAGGGTCCACCTCGGCCTGAAGATGGCTCTTGTCGACCGCTAGCTGCTCCTACAGCCGGCCGGCCACGGCAAGCGCTCGCTCGGCTCCCACCGCCTCCACCCTCAGCTCCGCCACCTCGACCCGAAGCCGGCCGGCTACGGCAACGACCCGGTCATACTGATGGCCGGCCCATATCCGTCGGGTTCACCAAGATGACACCTCGGCCATGGCGGCTATGTAACAAAGACTCACGAAACAAAAGCAAGACTACTTTAAGAtttgacccaactactacgtagttggcccgaatctcggtggCTACACCCAGTGGtgtgctagcgcgcccccactaaagAGCACGCAAGAATATTACCTTCGGCGACATGGAGCGCCTCCTCCCAGGCGGCAAGCTGCACCTTGAGATGCCGGTGCTTCCCCGGGAGCCGGTTGAAGACGCCGACCCGGTAGGCATCCAGTTGCTGCAAGTAACAAGAATCAACACGAGCCAAACACATAGGATTcaacccaactactacatagttggcccgaatctcgggggctacacccagtgggtgtgctagcACGCCCTCACTAACTGGCCGCAAGAAGAAAAGCAGAAggcaaaaggggaaaacttaccatcACGGTGCGTTCCAGCTCCCGCGCCCGCTCcgtctcggcctgggcgaaggcctggaCCCTCTCCACGCTCCCTCGGAGGAGCTGGCTCACGGCAGCCATTGCCGCCTCCTCCTGCATCAGGGGCCCGAAGAAGACCTCGTTGGGCCCAGCCCAAGCCGGCTGCGGCCCGGCGGCCTAACGGCTCCCTGGCCTGATGACCAGTGCATGCTCGTGGCTTGCCGCCTCCTCCGAGGCCAGCGCCCCCTCCGAGGCCAGCGCCCCCTCCGACACAACAACCGGAGTCGTCTACGGCGCCGCAGGCTGCGGCGCCCCACCCGCCGATGCCTGAGGCGCCCCGTCCGACATCGCCTCCTCCAAGACGGCTTCGCTTCCTCCTCCCTCAGCCTCCTCCCTCTCAATAGCGTCGCCCCGTGGCGGGGTGTGATCCCCAATCACCACAACCACCCGATCAAGCTCCGCCACCTCCGCACGGCCGTCATGGCCGCGCTCCCCCTCCGATGATGGGGGCATAAAGACCGCCGCTGCCGGCTccatgccctccggcatctcgggcCACGCCGGCTCCTCCGCGGCCCGCCCCCTCACAGTCGTGGCCCTGACCCAAGCTTGGGCCGATGCCGCCTCGATCTCCACCATGACCCGGTTCCGGTCCCTCCAAGCCCGGGCCTCAGCATCGGCTTGGTCCAGGCCCAGGTCCGGGTCGGCCATCTCCTCGCCCCGGTCAATGACGCGGGACCGAGTCTTCCGGAACACAGCACCGCCATCAGACACGGCCTCCATCGTCACCAGCACCAGTGATATCAGTGACATAAGGCATAACATAAtaaacaaacaagaaccaagaGAAGCCGCTTGGCAGCTCACCAAAAATCATAAGAAGAGAACTTACCCGACCACCAGCGGAACGGTCGGGATTGCCGGTGCCGCCTGCAGTGCACGGCGTCTCCTCTTGGTGGGCGCTTGGTGTCGGCAGTCGGGTCCGCCGTACGCTTCGCAGCCGGCTTCTGGGGCACCACGTCGCCCTTCCCGTGAGATCAGCTTGCTACCGCCGTCCCGCGAGCCAACCCGGCTCCAGTCGCGTCGCTGCCCCCTCTTGACGCTGCTGCGTCATCGACTCATATCAGCATCCCCACGCCGCCTCACAGCTGGCGTCTCAAGAAATGAAAGCTCAGAAGATTACCCACACGGCGTGCCTcgccggcgtcggcgtcggccTCCTCCGGGTCCTCGCCctaggccgccgcctcctccgatcCTGCCCGCTCCACCTGCGTCAACGCCCTGGTCATACGGATGCGGGATGGCATTCAATAGAACCTTCCTCGTCGCATCGGGACGAACAAGAAGATGAGCGGTGGCAAAGTACAAAGACCaaggacgtagaagaaggagttctgccacttcttggaagAATCCTCCAGCGGCATCTTGGGGCACTCCTTGCGCGTCCACATCATGATGACGGCGGCCCTGCAGGAGGACATCTCCCCGGCCTTCGGGCCCTGctggttcaaggagaagaagcgcatccagaggtcgatcgtgggctcgacccccaggtaccgctCGCACAGGGTAACAAAGTCGGACAGCTGCAGAATGGCGTTCACGCCAAGATGGTGTGGtatgagcccgaagaactccaggaatgtGTGGAAGAAGTTGCTCGCGAGAATGCGGAACCCGCGCTTGAAATGCATGTAGAAGACCACGCGCTCGGTCCCCTCCGGCCGCGGCTCCTGCTCGCCCTCCGGCAGGCGCACGGCCACTTCTGTCTCCCTCGGCAGGCGCCTGGTGTCGGGCAGATATGTGATGTCCTCCCCAGTGATGGTGGTACCTATCCACGAGCCCGACGGCAATGCCATGGACGGTGTGGGGCGGAGCAGAACAAGGAAAGAGAAGATTGGCGACGAAGTCTTGCTCAAAGAGCGGCGGAGCATCGCGGTGCGCAGCAGTCGCAAGAGcaagaaggagaaggaagaagaagggaagCGTGAGCGAGGGTGAtttccgccgccccctcctcccaatTTATAAGCCACAGTGGGAACGTGGGGAGGTGGGATCGTTTGCGCCCGCCCCTCCCACTTCCCCCCAATAACTACGCACGTACCACGCGCAATAACTGACTCGAGAATGGCAACCGACCCGCGGACGCTGCAATAAATCCACGTGTGTGGGCCGAGGGCGCGCAGTCACGGGCCCCAACTCGTCGTCGCGTCCCGTCACGCATGTGGCCTGTCAGGTCCCTTCGGCTCTCGAGCGCCACGTGGTGCCCGCACCGAGCCCAAGAGATTGTTTCAAGATTCGGCGGACTCCTCGGTTTCCCGCCCACACCGGGATGCCGTGATCCGGCTTCCGGAAgatggcacacagtgggtgttgccggacccggaggTTGCAAGATTTACCAATAGCCGCGTcctcaagggggaaactgcgaaggccctccTACTTGAAGCCGGCGAACCTtcatagcttcggggactactgtcggggggatgaaccccgggcaggcaacggaatccggatccttttcaaaaacaccggggccagcatcgcccctcTAGCCGGCTTACGCTTGGTTGGGTTCCTCAACCCAGCCAAGTCCCTCAACTCGGCCAAACGCTTCGACCCAACCAAGACGGCTACCCGGCCTTGCCGGAAGGCGCAAGCCGGTTGAACCTATGAACCAAGACTTCTTCAGCAAGCCAGCTCTCCCGTGGCGTGTTCCTCAACCCGGCCATGGGTCAGCTCCTGTCCCATCCAAGGTATGATGGGACAGGTCTCCACTAAAGGGATGAGCGTGGAAACAGTGACCCACCAACTCCTCTGACCGGtgaaggcatggcaacagtgccccacctGCACGCTAACCACAGCTGTCGTGGCTACAGCGCGCCCATCGTCGCTGCTGACGCCGGCAGATGGCGACCTGGCGGTGCACCATTGTAGCGGACTCGACCCGGCCACTCCGTGACGATCGACAAGACAAAGAAAAGTGCGTGCTGGCACACGGGGCCCGCGCCCGGATAACCCAGCGAGCCCTGACACCCGGCGGGTCCCAGCACCGGCTTCCCAGACGATGACAACCTAGCCCCATGgctttgtaacattaccattgtacccttggggggttgacctataaaaccccccaggagccctcatgcagATGAGCGATCCGATCGGTAGAACCCAGACACCCACACAAGGAGAAGGAACAGCTTAAGCCCTGGCCTGCATTCCTTCTTCTTCCAAACAGCTCTAGAAGCAACTTTGTACTGTTtcatataaaccacactcggcaggactaggggtggtatctctccggagagccctgaacctgggtatgtcttgcgtccctcgcttgctcatgccaacctcgtctctcgagcccaccggtgccctcgagcctcctcccctctttagCCATactttggcatctgccgtgcgcccaccacgacagtgtgGAACTTGAAGAATTTTTTCGTCATAGCTCTATTCACACATCATGCAAACATCATACATGGAAATAGATTTCTTAGAATTTTCAAACCACATATATCCATATAAGGCTAATCATAGCTGGGAGTAACTTTCATAGTGAGTAGTAACATATTTGTAGTATCGTGCAAACCTTCATTTATTAAGATGTAGATTCATATTGCATTGGGGTTCGTTATGTTAAGATAGCgtgttatgttaccacaagcatctctCTATTCTTaagtacttgccacataagcaaatttacctTCGGATGTGCTCATGCAGTGCATATAATGCGTTCTGGGCTGTGGGCCAACAGTTGATTATCCAATAGAAGTCTTCTTGATATATACTAAATTGGTCTGGATGGGAAGGACGTAGATTAAATCGCAAAAGAAATAAAGAAGTTATGTGTCGAGTAAAAAAGAAACTAGGGAGTACCTCACCAGCCAGTTCTCTTTAGATCGCACAGACGTGTGTGTACATGTTTACGTCGTACACAATTGAATCTCAACCACATCTATAAtccataatacctaaatagttgatccccactactTCTAATTCTGTCAACATACGAGTCATCCACCTCACCAAGTGTGTCACGTCAGCATCCACTAACAATATTTTTCAGCCCATGCAAACCTTATTCAATTATCactaattctctcaacatgcaagcatccaACTTCAGCCCATGCAAACCATAACAATATGTTTATTTTTGTCACTGGACATATGTATTAGATTAGATAATTATTTAATTTATTTACTTCCTAAAGGTTGTGAAATGCCCTGATTTAGACAGAATGCAAGTACGGAATATTTATATGTTCAAATTATTAGCTTATGATTTAGATCTTTTCTTTCATATATAAGTCATTTGTAATTAATTTTTATATTCCTACAGCAACTCGCGGGGAAGGTTTATTATATTAGAGATCCAACGGCCATGGAATTTTGGAACATGGTTCCACACGCATCCACTATGACTAGTAAAATAAGAAAAATGCtgtaaaaaccaaaaaaatgtgttttcgtgTGTTTAAAGTAATTTGAAGGTTTGATTTTGTTTCTTCGTTAAGAATATCATGGTTACATGTCATTTCTTCGTGAAACTTCACAAGTTCACATGTGAATAGACACTCGATCAAGTTTTGTAACCTTAAATTTTATAATTGTTTGATTCTTTTGCTATTTTTTATCTTATTGGGTGCATGAAATCATGTTCACCATTGTGTTTTTTAGATCCAACCATCTAAAATTTTTAGATGATGTGACTTTACATGGTGTCTCTCTGAGTACCTCCAGTTACTAATATAGAATCTTTTCGGGTGGCCCTGCCGAAAGGGAACAACGTACTATGAAAGAGACACATGTCTTAGAATTTTCAAACCTCTACATAACTTCTCGAATAAAAAACTTTAATTAATGGGCACATTTGTGCCACAATACTGAAAGTGACAGTTACAATATCACGTGAATTTTCCATTCAGTGTTCCTGTGTCTCTCCAGTATTATACACGTGTACCGTTTAGGGGCCTCTCCTGTTCTAATTCTTATATAAAGCCAACCAGTTCACAAGGCATGCATCACCAACCTTAACATTATCAGAGAGAAGTGATCAGCTGAGCTCGAACGTTCTCCGGCAATGGCAGCCTCCGTGGAGAGTCACCGTCGCCCACACCCGCCTGCGATGAATGACAACCAGCGCAGCCACGGGTTTCACCACCCCACCGTATGGGGGGACTTCTTCCTTGGTTTCAGGCCATTCTCTCCGGCGCAGGTGAACTAAATTTAATCAGCACACTCCAGTTTTGTACCTTCTTGTTGGAGCTAGGTTGGATGAACTAGTAGTACTTCCGTTGCACAACTCTTTATAGATGTCGTTTTACAGAATGTAGAAGTTAACTTAAGGTTTAGCGGATAATATAACGCACATCATGAAGTATGTTTTTGTTGAAACATATTTTCATGCAAAATGGACTGTTGAAGCATAACCTCGTACACCAAGTGAGTACTAATGTTACATGCTCTTGCAGTGTATTTCCATGAAAAACAAGGCTGAAGTAATAAAAGAAGAGCTGAGGGCGACAATAGTAGATTCGGGTTCTGTTGATCTGCCTCAGAAGCTTGAGCTTGTCGATACTTTACAGCGGCTTGGTTTGGACTACCACTATGGGACGGAGATCAATGATTTGTTGTGTGGGATTCATGATGCCGGCGATGAAGCCCACGATCTTCACACGGCGGCCCTTCGATTTTATTTGCTCAGGAAACAGGGATTGAATGTTTCACCAGGTATAACGAACATAATTAGAATATCAAAGACGTGGGTAGGTGAGGTTTTCTAGAATTATTTGTCCTAATAGAACCATGTACTATACATTACAATGCCACAGATGTATTCCTAAAGTTCATAGATGACGAAGGAAAGATTACGTGCAACGACACAAGAAGCCTCTTGGGCGTGTACAACGCTGCCCATGTTCGAACCCATGGTGAAGAAACACTCAGCAGCGCGATGGCTTACGCAAAAGACCATCTTGAGCGTGCCGTGGAGCAACAGACAATTCCACCATCAATATTGCTCGATCAGGTGCGGCGCGCGCTGAAAACACCTCTTTTCAGGAGGCCTCGCAGAGTTGAAGCGCGACACTTCATCTCAGTTTATGAGAGAATGAGTACAAGGAATGAGGCCATTTTGGAGCTTGCAAAGCTGGACTTCAGTATTCTGCAAGCCCTGTACTGTGAGGAGCTGAGGGCTCTTACTCTGTAAGTGACTCTCTATGACGAAATCTGCTAGTATATAACACTGGACATGGTGTCTCGCTGAGTAGGCCGAAAGCACCGGCCGCGGGCACCAAAGCTGGATCCCTTGTGCGGAGTAAGGGCGCCTCACACCCAGCAGCGAGTGCTGCACAAGGAACCTCCAAGGCAGCTACGTGTGGTGGCCTAGCCACAAGACAAGCCTCCCATGGTGAGCTACAAACAAGTCTAGCAGGAGGGCTTGGTGGCTCACGTGGTGAGCTAGGGCCATCTACACCTAGTGACGTTGCAAGTGATCCAGGAGATATGCAAGGTTCTTTACCAGCGCATGTACGTACAGTTTTGCCATGCTTGGCCACTATAATGCAAGAAGATGGGAACGGCAATGTAACATCTGTACCCGGGGATGAAAGTCTAGCTTTGCCAAAAGCAATGTGCGAAGCAAACGGTGAGGAGTTACTCCTGAAGGTACAAGGAGCCATGCAAATAATGTCGTCTCCGAAGGCACAAGAGACGAGGACAACGCCACCTACACCTGTACTGCTACAACCGGTGTTACACCATATTCGGAGAAGACTCTTCGGACGATTGACCCGGTAAAAGTGAAAGGGAGTGGGCGACGGTGTCTAGCAAGTGCCGAGGACTCGGCAGAATTTGTGGACGCAAATACGAAGGAGTGTTGGCGTCATGCTATGAAAGAAGAGTTGGGGTCGATCCATGACAATAATTCATGGGAGTTTGTGGATCTTCCCAACAATGAAAAGACTATAGAGCTTAAGTGGGAATTCAAGGTCAAGAACGATGTTGAAGGGTGGATGAAGCACAAGGCGCGGTTTGTAGCCAAAGAGTACGTGCAAGAAGAGGGTGTGGACTTCGAAGAAGTGTTCGTTCCCATTGCAAAGATGGAGTCGGTGAGATTACTCATCGCTCTCGCGTCTCAGGAATCATGAAAAGTACTTCACATGGATGCAAACTCTATGGTTTTGAACGGCGAGATAGGAGATGTGTATGTGAATCAACCACCGGATTTCATCAAAGAGGAAGAAAAGCACAACGTACTGAAGTTACACAAAATCTTGTATGGACTATGGCAAGGACCTCGGGAGTGGAACATCAAACTTGATCGGACATTGATTTCTCTTGGATTTGAGAAAGCCCCACTAGAGCATGCAATGTATAAGAGAGGTGAAGGAAGGGATCGTCTACTAGTTGGCATCTACGTCGACGACCTATTAAATACCGAAGCAGATGAAGAGGTGATTGCAAAGTTCAAGCTACAGATGAAAGAGTTTTTCAAGATAGATGATCTAGTTCTTTTGAGCTACTACCCCGGGATAGAGGTACATCAAAAGACGGAGGGGGTCACACTATGAGAGGAGGCATACGCAAGGAAGATACTTAAAAACTGTGCTATGAAATATTGCAATCCAATTGACGCTCCGACGAAACCTCGTCTTGAGCTGAACAAGAAGAGTAAAGCACCCGTAGTTAATGCAATAGAGTATATTGCAGCTGCCACTGCGGCGTGTGAAAGTGTGTGGCTAGGGCGGCTACACGGTGATCTCATGGATCGAGATCTGGAACAAGTGGTGCTTAATGTTGATAGCAAGTCTGAAAGTTTTCTGCGCGAAGATCCAGTGCGGCATGATAGAAGCAAGCACACTGATACGGTGTATCACTACATAAAGGACTGCGTGAAAGAAGCTAAGATGAAGGTCAACTACGTTTGCACCGATGATCAGATGGCAGGCATTCTAACCAAGGCTTTGCATCGAGAGAAGCTCTTGGAGATGCGAAGAAGGCTCGGCGTCGGAGCTGTGACGTAACGACGTCGTGTTTAGGGGGTGATTGTTGGAAGTAAACCCGACATACCCTCCCAGCTGGCGGTGTTTGGGTCGTGTACGAGCATGTATCCGATTAGTATTTGAGTCAGAGTTAGTCTAGGAGTAGTATTACTCTAGATAGCTTAGCTTTCGTACTATATATATGTACGTACCCCTAGGCTTGTAATACCACCGTGAGATCAATAAAGCAAAACACCAGGCTCGAGACGGGCCTGTGGCAATCATCCAAATACTTGTGTGCGTGTTTGTTTCCGGCCGGCTGGCCGCCGTGCACGTACGTGTGATTTTGGTGTTGCACTACCGTGTGTATCGACGTAAAGCACTTCGTCGAGATTGTCAGCAAGGTTTGTTCGTCATCGTCGTTCGTCGTCGGTCGTACCACCGTCGTGGGAAGTACTCGACGTCGGGACTGGGCCAACAATATAGGCAAAATTTCACCTTCTGTCCCTCGGTGCAATTTGTTTCGTCACTAAGCTCTAAGTCCAGACACAACCCTTGAAATGGATTTCATATGATCCCTCATACCATTACAATACAAGTTCTTGGTTCATTTGCAGGTGGTGGGAAGGACTGCAACTACAAGACCACTTGAGCTTCGCACGAGACAGGATGGTGGAGATGCACTTTTGGATGCTTGGAGTTTTATTTGAGCCACAATATTCATACGGACGAATAGTGCTCACAAAGTTCTTTACATTTA
It encodes:
- the LOC119299048 gene encoding (E)-beta-caryophyllene synthase-like, whose protein sequence is MAASVESHRRPHPPAMNDNQRSHGFHHPTVWGDFFLGFRPFSPAQCISMKNKAEVIKEELRATIVDSGSVDLPQKLELVDTLQRLGLDYHYGTEINDLLCGIHDAGDEAHDLHTAALRFYLLRKQGLNVSPDVFLKFIDDEGKITCNDTRSLLGVYNAAHVRTHGEETLSSAMAYAKDHLERAVEQQTIPPSILLDQVRRALKTPLFRRPRRVEARHFISVYERMSTRNEAILELAKLDFSILQALYCEELRALTLWWEGLQLQDHLSFARDRMVEMHFWMLGVLFEPQYSYGRIVLTKFFTFISIFDDIYDSYSTLEESRLLTMAMERWDEQAAEHLPGYTKFFYRKVLATMKVIEKDLDSQGNKHADYVKKLTYKTNIIIFVVLKVITYTYEEHVLLMFNNNKAATLQTPAEVWHTILAMFAAQSQAQAINTSIELTNLQKGNMAMAEYLARLKVSQMKFPVLPPRSSVRRLYPRSMPVWTWNITMSSQCLLLG